A part of Aegilops tauschii subsp. strangulata cultivar AL8/78 chromosome 2, Aet v6.0, whole genome shotgun sequence genomic DNA contains:
- the LOC109734226 gene encoding protein FATTY ACID EXPORT 6 — protein sequence MIKSPVSPSQSHMAVAAAQLRGSSTVARRHGVFRVPSSCRWPRHPFAGSLKLSVSTSGVGGKPFGFGAKIATKCANENTRAEELNSRSDQAGELVEAVEDVTPQKRSAKIHDFCFGIPFGGLLFCMGLLGYFFSRSTVSLVLGVAPGLATLLLGTLSLNFWRSGRSSFLFILGQAAISAVLAWKYSHAYLLTNRILPWGFYASLSTAMACFYAYVLLAGGNPPPKKLAPAPSS from the exons ATGATAAAAAGTCCTGTTTCACCGTCGCAATCCCACATGGCGGTAGCGGCGGCGCAGCTCCGTGGATCGTCCACGGTCGCTCggaggcatggagtcttcagagtcCCCTCCTCCTGCCGGTGGCCACGTCACCCTTTCGCTGGTTCACTAAAG CTTTCAGTTTCTACCAGTGGAGTGGGTGGGAAGCCGTTTGGTTTTGGTGCCAAAATTGCAACAAAATGTGCAAATGAGAACACTCGGGCTGAAGAGTTGAACTCGAGATCAGATCAAGCAGGCGAACTTGTAGAAGCAGTTGAAGACGTGACTCCCCAAAAGAGGAGTGCTAAAATCCATGATTTTTGTTTTGGGATTCCTTTCG GTGGTCTTTTGTTCTGCATGGGGCTTCTAGGCTACTTCTTCTCTAGGAGTACTGTAAGTCTTGTCCTAGGTGTTGCACCTGGGCTTGCTACGCTCCTTCTTGGTACCCTCAGTTTAAACTTCTGGAGGAGTGGAAGATCCAGCTTCCTGTTTATATTGGGCCAAGCAG CAATTTCTGCTGTCCTTGCATGGAAGTATTCCCATGCATACTTACTG ACAAATAGAATTCTTCCTTGGGGCTTCTACGCTTCACTGAG CACTGCGATGGCTTGTTTCTATGCGTACGTGCTGCTTGCTGGAGGAAATCCACCGCCCAAGAAGTTGGCGCCGGCACCATCATCATAG